In Methanoculleus sp. 7T, one DNA window encodes the following:
- a CDS encoding Ig-like domain-containing protein, whose translation MRISYCGIVLVGLLLLCSASAAADAQISLNTDTEWLVAGSGGTSTVTVTATNATGAALVGVPVIFSPHHDGAGDSTLTPLQVTTGADGTAKAMFSAGTKSGAVTITGKALNATGAVVAEDTTVRRVDHAGPYKLAFRDYTSEATAGSNVSIVLAMEDRFKNRIDNRREVAEDRDAETVTFYVGSLDDSAVFLVNGKDSGDSAAFPVDEKGNVRLTLRLWKKPGENIVYVDLPDPIADLYCTFYGLSNAPPASITCEVSPDGIPLPWVRADGESKFTLTYTLKDAYGNPSVNQSLLISTSLGESLMDPPPRSNSDGKVVVTYGPRYTAKNVTITAISESNLSVTCECTVEFTSTDPVNML comes from the coding sequence ATGCGCATATCATATTGCGGCATCGTGCTGGTGGGGTTACTCCTCCTCTGTTCGGCATCTGCCGCTGCAGACGCACAGATTTCTCTGAATACCGATACAGAATGGCTTGTCGCGGGAAGCGGCGGCACCTCGACGGTCACGGTGACGGCGACCAACGCGACGGGAGCGGCCCTCGTGGGGGTGCCTGTCATTTTCTCCCCGCACCATGATGGTGCCGGAGACAGCACCCTGACCCCCCTCCAGGTAACGACAGGCGCCGACGGCACGGCGAAGGCGATGTTCAGTGCCGGGACGAAGAGCGGGGCGGTGACGATCACGGGGAAGGCGCTGAATGCCACCGGCGCGGTGGTGGCGGAGGACACGACCGTCCGGAGGGTCGACCATGCGGGGCCATACAAACTTGCGTTCAGGGATTACACGAGCGAGGCGACGGCGGGATCGAATGTGTCGATTGTCCTTGCGATGGAGGACAGGTTTAAAAATCGGATCGATAACCGGCGGGAAGTGGCGGAGGACAGGGATGCCGAGACCGTCACCTTTTATGTCGGGTCTCTGGACGACTCGGCCGTCTTCCTTGTCAACGGCAAAGATTCCGGTGACTCCGCCGCCTTCCCTGTGGACGAAAAGGGGAATGTAAGGTTGACCCTCAGGCTCTGGAAGAAACCGGGGGAGAACATCGTGTACGTGGACCTGCCGGATCCGATTGCCGACCTGTATTGCACATTCTATGGTCTCAGCAACGCTCCTCCCGCTTCGATCACCTGTGAAGTCTCTCCTGACGGCATACCTCTCCCCTGGGTGCGTGCCGACGGCGAGAGCAAATTCACCCTCACCTACACCCTGAAAGACGCCTACGGCAATCCTTCGGTCAACCAGTCTCTCCTGATTTCCACTTCTCTAGGGGAAAGCCTGATGGACCCGCCGCCCCGCTCCAACTCTGACGGCAAGGTCGTGGTCACCTATGGCCCCAGGTATACCGCCAAGAATGTAACAATCACGGCGATCTCAGAGAGTAACCTTTCGGTGACCTGCGAGTGCACTGTCGAGTTCACGAGCACCGATCCGGTGAACATGCTT